A DNA window from Enoplosus armatus isolate fEnoArm2 chromosome 9, fEnoArm2.hap1, whole genome shotgun sequence contains the following coding sequences:
- the gsk3ab gene encoding glycogen synthase kinase 3 alpha b: MSGSGRPRTSSFAEPPGAPGSAAAGAGSAVAGGSSTGKTGASQASGSSSTSFGNLKLPRDSGKVTTVVATPGQGPDRPQEVSYTDIKVIGNGSFGVVYQARLIDSQEMVAIKKVLQDKRFKNRELQIMRKLDHCNIVRLRYFFYSSGEKKDEVYLNLVLDYVPETVYRVARHFNKAKTTIPIIYVKVYMYQLFRSLAYIHSQGVCHRDIKPQNLLVDPETAILKLCDFGSAKQLVRGEPNVSYICSRYYRAPELIFGATDYTSNIDIWSAGCVLAELLLGQPIFPGDSGVDQLVEIIKVLGTPTREQIREMNPNYTEFKFPQIKAHPWTKVFKPRTPPEAIALCSRLLEYTPVTRLSPLEACAHAFFDELRQPNTRLPSGRELPLLFNFSPVELSIQPQLNSTLIPPHARAQSSPASHEGSVSDSSAQPSSAPGSINNST, encoded by the exons ATGAGCGGCAGCGGGCGGCCCAGGACCAGCTCATTCGCTGAGCCTCCCGGAGCTCCCGGATCCGCTGCAGCCGGTGCCGGATCAGCAGTAGCCGGTGGAAGCTCGACAGGAAAAACTGGGGCTTCACAAGCCAGTGGAAGCAGCTCGACGAGCTTTGGGAATTTGAAACTGCCTA GAGACAGCGGCAAAGTGACAACGGTGGTAGCTACACCTGGCCAGGGCCCCGATCGCCCACAGGAAGTGTCCTACACAGACATAAAGGTTATAGGAAATGGCTCCTTTGGAGTGGTCTACCAGGCTCGCCTCATcgacagccaggagatggtggCAATTAAGAAAGTTCTCCAAGACAAGAGGTTTAAG AATAGGGAGCTGCAAATTATGAGGAAATTGGACCACTGCAATATCGTGAGGCTACGTTACTTCTTCTACTCCAGCGGAGAAAAG aaAGATGAGGTGTATTTGAATCTGGTGCTGGACTACGTCCCAGAGACAGTGTACAGGGTGGCTCGGCACTTCAACAAGGCCAAGACCACCATCCCCATCATCTATGTTAAG GTGTACATGTACCAGCTGTTCCGCAGTCTGGCTTATATCCATTCCCAGGGCGTGTGTCACAGAGACATCAAGCCCCAGAACCTCCTGGTGGACCCAGAGACTGCCATCCTCAAACTCTGTGACTTTGGCAG TGCAAAGCAGCTAGTTCGGGGGGAGCCGAATGTGTCCTATATCTGCTCACGGTACTATCGTGCCCCGGAGCTCATCTTTGGTGCCACCGACTACACGTCCAACATTGACATCTGGTCAGCTGGCTGCGTGctggctgagctgctgctgggccAGCCCATCTTCCCCGGGGACAGTGGTGTTGACCAGCTAGTAGAGATCATCAAG GTTCTAGGGACACCAACAAGGGAGCAGATCCGGGAGATGAACCCTAACTACACAGAGTTCAAATTCCCACAGATCAAAGCACACCCTTGGACAAAG GTGTTTAAGCCTCGTACCCCACCAGAGGCCATTGCTCTCTGCTCTCGACTGCTGGAATACACGCCGGTGACCAGGCTGTCTCCCCTGGAGGCATGTGCGCACGCCTTCTTCGATGAGCTGCGCCAGCCCAACACCCGCCTGCCCAGTGGACGAGAACTGCCGCTCCTCTTCAACTTCAGTCCTGTTG AGCTGTCTATCCAGCCCCAGTTGAACTCCACACTCATTCCTCCTCACGCTCGTGCACAGTCATCGCCTGCCTCACATG AGGGCAGTGTGTCAGACAGTTCCGCCCAGCCCAGCTCAGCACCTGGATCcatcaacaacagcacctgA
- the znf526 gene encoding zinc finger protein 574: MAEQQEEAEGVYVEHQYMCSECHQLFNTLEDVLIHQQIHTGQEGEGEAMTIQGVAEMGQTQQYQCLECGTLLVNPEELLQHQEMHMREAGMEVEQQELCEVLETEETGSEAQVSGPVQYQCLDCLALFDSPDTWLEHRRTHSRSSTHSSTETMEYVLQPDGTVTPLNSMQNYVLSEQQAGEILAQVLAQQQQQQQQQQQKKRQSVSKVTAHSRSALLPPVTPTPGSATMHLQILTAQALADNSPTPSQRRSKLPPLLPAVGRGSSAKLGVLENGVERLELRLTPSVQDDTQQQQPTEMVVIHPYECSECSLLFQTPEDFLQHQGEHFLGQDKESGEPGVMSGFEEVRGREETTEKVEDIRIRVAEKRAAVWAKPQQCELCNRTFTSVNRLAAHKRVHEQGTHECPECGKVFKKATSLQTHMRTHSGVARYLCVDCGNGFTTEMTLIMHRKSHTADPLHKCQFCNKTFTNMTKYLYHRRTHLNRDSSGTPAAVSMVAAPTRASLSALAILQRAREKKNSHSDEAKINLLAPLTEEEMEKLGEDPLQSSQSKVEGGEVEGEDDNMEVSIPHEGNTDDPQQVEDATKCGVATNPAALDDTAVGVTSGSTDSGEAASSASSDKGPFSCRSCSKTFPSQLQLVHHRRKSHVTERSFICSICGKSFKKQIHVRNHIRTHTGERPFQCSDCGKTFSSLANLMRHNLIHSGVRPYRCDVCHRSFSQSSNLRQHSLLHSNAAALCCPDCPATFRWPTKLTAHRYTQHPGAPAPFPCPHCEAGFLTRRQRDSHCLEQHPTLVQAGTGVEVAKETDNQVELGKDLTSEPSTSTTAETESGDSTSLVRGGLDCNICGKKLNSPANLRLHRLSHFALGPGRPRCTSGKRPKAHQCPVCGKLFVSSSGVALHQRVHTGERPFPCQVCGKRFRQNTHLREHLRTHSGERPFRCEVCGKGFIQSMHLAEHRRTHTGERPHVCPQCGKAFKTFSNLRNHKKTHARQQRLDEEAAAHAAMETSSAVAVVDTSAVELANGQPQLIQIQASDLQQAQGTPTIMCNEFGETIAIIETSEGGALPLEQALEIYHTALENGLAMDTVAVDGLQLL; this comes from the exons ATGGccgagcagcaggaggaggcagaaggTGTGTATGTGGAGCACCAGTATATGTGCAGTGAGTGCCATCAGCTCTTCAACACCCTTGAGGATGTGCTGATCCACCAGCAGATCCACACTGGCCAAGAGGGGGAAGGGGAGGCCATGACCATCCAGGGTGTTGCAGAGATGGGGCAAACCCAGCAGTACCAGTGTCTAGAGTGTGGGACCCTCCTCGTGAACCCAGAGGAACTGCTGCAGCACCAGGAGATGCACATGAGAGAGGCTGGGATGGAGGTGGAGCAGCAAG AGCTGTGTGAGGTTTTGGAGACAGAGGAAACGGGGTCAGAGGCTCAGGTCTCAGGACCTGTCCAGTACCAGTGTCTTGACTGTCTGGCTCTGTTTGACTCACCTGACACATGGCTGGAGCACCGGCGGACCCACAGCAGGAGCAGCACACACAGTAGCACAGAGACCATG GAGTATGTGCTACAGCCTGATGGCACCGTCACTCCACTGAACAGTATGCAGAACTACGTGCTGAGTGAGCAGCAGGCTGGGGAGATCTTGGCACAG GTActtgctcagcagcagcagcagcagcagcagcagcaacagaagaAACGTCAGTCTGTCTCCAAAGTTACTGCACACTCCCGTTCTGCCCTGCTGCCTCCGGTGACCCCGACCCCCGGCTCTGCCACCATGCACCTGCAGATTCTCACAGCTCAAGCTCTGGCAGACAACTCCCCCACTCCGAGTCAGCGACGCTCTAAGCTGCCCCCGCTGTTGCCTGCTGTGGGCCGAGGCTCTTCGGCAAAGCTTGGGGTCCTGGAGAACGGTGTCGAGAGACTGGAGTTAAGGTTGACCCCCAGTGTCCAGgatgacacacagcagcagcagccaaccGAGATGGTGGTCATCCACCCTTATGAGTGCTCAGAGTGCTCCCTTCTCTTCCAGACCCCCGAGGACTTCCTCCAGCACCAGGGAGAGCACTTTCTGGGGCAGGACAAAGAGAGTGGAGAGCCAGGCGTCATGAGTGGCTTCGAGGAGGtgcgagggagggaggagactACAGAGAAAGTGGAGGACATTAGGATTAGAGTAGCAGAGAAGAGAGCTGCAGTCTGGGCCAAGCCCCAACAGTGTGAGCTCTGCAACCGCACCTTCACCTCCGTCAACCGGCTGGCTGCTCACAAACGTGTGCACGAGCAGGGCACGCATGAATGTCCAGAGTGTGGCAAGGTGTTCAAGAAGGCAACAtcgctgcagacacacatgcgcacacactcCGGCGTGGCCAGGTACCTGTGTGTGGACTGTGGTAATGGCTTCACCACTGAGATGACTCTTATCATGCACAG GAAGTCCCACACTGCAGACCCCCTTCACAAGTGTCAGTTCTGCAACAAAACCTTCACCAACATGACCAAGTACCTCTACCACCGTAGAACCCACCTCAACCGTGATTCATCTGGCACACCGGCCGCCGTCTCCATG GTCGCAGCTCCAACAAGagcatctctctctgctcttgcCATCCtacagagagcaagagagaagaagaattcCCACAGTGATGAGGCAAAAATCAACCTGCTGGCCCCactcacagaggaggagatggaaaaaTTGGGAGAAGATCCACTACAAAGTTCTCAGAGCAAAGTGGAAGGGGgtgaggtggagggggaggatgaCAACATGGAGGTGTCTATCCCACATGAAGGCAACACAGATGACCCCCAGCAGGTGGAGGATGCCACCAAGTGTGGCGTAGCTACAAACCCTGCTGCCCTGGATGACACTGCCGTAGGAGTCACATCTGGCTCCACtgactcaggagaagctgcttCATCCGCGTCATCAGACAAAGGCCCTTTTTCTTGTCGTTCATGTTCTAAGACGTTTCCCTCCCAGCTGCAGCTAGTTCACCATCGACGCAAGTCCCACGTCACTGAGCGCAGCTTTATTTGTAGCATCTGTGGCAAGTCTTTTAAGAAGCAGATCCACGTTCGCAACCACATCCGCACTCATACCGGTGAGCGGCCCTTCCAGTGTTCTGACTGCGGCAAAACCTTCTCATCTCTAGCCAATCTCATGAGGCACAATCTCATCCACTCTGGCGTGCGACCATACCGCTGTGACGTCTGCCATCGCTCCTTCTCACAGTCCTCCAACCTCCGTCAGCACAGCCTGCTGCACTCTAATGCTGCAGCACTGTGCTGCCCGGACTGCCCTGCCACCTTTCGCTGGCCCACCAAGTTAACAGCACATCGCTACACCCAACATCCAGGGGCTCCGGCCCCTTTCCCATGTCCTCACTGTGAGGCTGGCTTCCTGACGAGGAGGCAGCGAGACAGCCACTGTCTGGAGCAGCACCCCACCCTGGTGCAGGCTGGTACGGGGGTAGAAGTGGccaaagagacagacaaccaAGTAGAGTTGGGCAAAGATCTGACCTCAGagccctccacctccaccacagcagagacagaatcAGGGGATTCAACCAGTCTCGTGCGGGGGGGTCTAGATTGCAACATTTGTGGGAAGAAGCTCAATTCTCCTGCCAATCTGCGACTTCACAGACTGAGCCACTTCGCATTAGGCCCCGGGCGGCCGCGGTGCACCTCGGGCAAGCGGCCCAAAGCCCACCAGTGTCCTGTCTGTGGCAAACTGTTTGTGTCTTCCTCCGGAGTTGCACTTCACCAGCGAGTCCACACTGGTGAGCGCCCCTTTCCTTGCCAAGTGTGCGGCAAGCGCTTCCGTCAGAACACACACCTGCGAGAGCACCTGCGCACACACTCCGGTGAGCGGCCATTCCGCTGTGAAGTGTGCGGAAAGGGTTTCATCCAGAGTATGCACCTGGCTGAACACCGTCGAACACACACAGGCGAGCGGCCGCACGTATGTCCACAGTGTGGCAAAGCCTTCAAGACCTTCTCCAACCTGAGGAACCACAAAAAGACCCACGCCAGGCAGCAGAGGCTGGATGAGGAGGCTGCTGCCCATGCTGCCATGGAGACCAGCTCTGCTGTGGCAGTAGTGGACACTTCTGCAGTGGAACTGGCTAACGGGCAGCCTCAGCTCATCCAGATCCAAGCCTCAGATCTTCAGCAG GCACAGGGCACTCCTACTATCATGTGTAATGAGTTTGGGGAGACCATAGCCATCATTGAGACCAGCGAGGGAGGAGCGCTGCCTCTGGAGCAGGCTTTGGAGATCTATCACACAGCTTTGGAGAACGGCCTCGCAATGGACACAGTCGCTGTGGACGGACTGCAGCTCCTCTGA